From the genome of Terriglobales bacterium, one region includes:
- the murQ gene encoding N-acetylmuramic acid 6-phosphate etherase: MSPRNHIHKLSTEQRNRASRHLDLRSAVEIAHIINREDRKVAAVVAHALPQIAQAIEAIARAIGSGGKLIYVGAGTSGRLAALDAAECVPTFNTDPKIVQYVIAGGDKALGKPAEYSEDSREAGKRDLAKRRPSKRDVVIGIAASGSTPYTVAALQYARKVGAYTVAVTCNYNTPLARAAHIAIVAAVGPEVISGSTRMKAGTAQKLILNMLTTGAMTRLGYVFDNLMVNVTPKNDKLTERGIGILQTMAKISRAKAIRALKASGKNVPVALVMLMGHVPRPQAEKLLHTTKGNVRQAVEAALG, from the coding sequence ATGAGCCCTCGTAACCACATTCACAAACTCAGCACCGAGCAGCGTAACCGCGCCTCGCGGCACCTGGATTTGCGGTCTGCGGTTGAAATTGCCCACATCATCAACCGCGAAGACCGCAAAGTTGCTGCGGTTGTGGCCCACGCGCTGCCACAGATCGCACAGGCCATCGAGGCGATTGCGCGCGCCATTGGCTCGGGAGGCAAGCTGATTTACGTAGGAGCCGGGACCAGTGGACGACTGGCCGCGCTGGACGCCGCAGAGTGCGTCCCCACTTTTAATACTGACCCCAAAATTGTGCAATACGTGATTGCAGGCGGAGACAAAGCCCTCGGCAAGCCGGCGGAATACAGCGAAGACTCACGCGAGGCCGGCAAACGAGACTTGGCGAAGCGCCGGCCATCGAAGCGCGATGTGGTCATCGGCATCGCCGCCAGCGGATCTACTCCATACACCGTGGCCGCATTGCAATATGCACGCAAGGTCGGAGCTTACACGGTTGCCGTGACCTGCAATTACAATACGCCGCTGGCTCGGGCAGCCCATATCGCTATCGTAGCCGCAGTAGGGCCCGAGGTGATCTCGGGTTCGACCCGCATGAAAGCCGGTACTGCACAAAAATTGATCTTGAACATGCTGACCACGGGCGCTATGACGCGGCTGGGATACGTTTTTGACAACCTGATGGTGAACGTCACACCCAAGAACGACAAGCTGACCGAGCGTGGCATCGGCATCCTGCAAACCATGGCCAAGATATCGCGGGCCAAGGCCATACGCGCACTGAAGGCCTCGGGCAAAAATGTCCCGGTAGCCCTGGTCATGCTGATGGGGCATGTCCCGCGCCCGCAGGCAGAAAAATTATTGCACACCACAAAAGGAAATGTACGGCAGGCAGTCGAGGCCGCCCTGGGCTGA